A part of Melittangium boletus DSM 14713 genomic DNA contains:
- a CDS encoding serine hydrolase domain-containing protein, which translates to MGLTVLVLVLLGAATPVRAQTLPGDSAEPLDAFVRRVVTRQLADHRIPGATVLVVRDGRVVLTQGHGEADTGRGLPVDAERTLFRVASVGKLFVWTAVMRLVERGQLELDTDVNTWLEEGLQLPRTFPEPVTLRHLMAHTGGFAVPERLWPAGPTPDALVDYLQERRPPRVRPPGELSAYSDYGAALAEHIVERVTGQPFEDHLREEIWEPLGMRRTLFRRSVPPEFVADTALGHPLEQGRPRAQPLERVVVASSGSMLTTAPDLARFMLAHLHGGAVDGHRILGEETVRRMHQQHFTHDARLSGWAHGFMEFHLNGRRLLGHTGDAYQFTSLLVLMPEHGWGLFVSYNGLGERNAAQRARMELLRALLDRDFPAPPPRAPTKRLVTRPERFTGTYQTTWRSSGTAEASLAWRQEIRVREEEGTLRVHQPGMTARRWVEKEPLLFQPAETPDAPDRVAFREDAQGHITHLFLENRPLEAYERAPWYDTAPVALGLFAGCGALFALAVGMGLLLRTGAVAPLAALSLWNLLVLTGVVLLVRPLVPFDGDDTPWLLGATRTSALLGVGLTPGALFWSARTGRRGGGSWTWRLLFSGVALASALLTLWLHHWHLLGGG; encoded by the coding sequence GTGGGCCTGACCGTCCTGGTGCTCGTGCTCCTGGGAGCCGCCACCCCCGTCCGAGCCCAGACGCTCCCTGGAGACTCCGCCGAGCCCCTGGACGCGTTCGTGCGGCGGGTCGTCACCCGTCAGCTCGCGGACCACCGGATTCCCGGCGCGACCGTGTTGGTGGTGCGCGACGGCCGGGTGGTGCTGACCCAGGGCCATGGCGAGGCGGACACCGGCCGGGGCCTTCCCGTGGACGCGGAGCGCACGCTCTTTCGCGTGGCCTCCGTGGGCAAGCTGTTCGTCTGGACGGCGGTGATGCGGCTCGTCGAGCGGGGCCAGCTCGAGCTGGACACGGACGTGAATACCTGGCTGGAAGAAGGCCTCCAGCTTCCCCGCACCTTCCCGGAGCCCGTCACGCTCCGGCACCTGATGGCGCACACGGGCGGCTTCGCGGTCCCCGAACGTCTCTGGCCCGCGGGTCCGACCCCGGACGCCCTGGTCGACTATCTCCAGGAGCGAAGGCCCCCGCGGGTCCGCCCTCCCGGAGAGCTCTCGGCGTACTCCGATTATGGAGCGGCCCTGGCCGAGCACATCGTCGAGCGCGTCACGGGCCAACCCTTCGAGGACCATCTCCGCGAGGAAATCTGGGAGCCGTTGGGCATGCGGCGCACCCTCTTCCGGCGATCGGTGCCTCCCGAGTTCGTCGCGGACACGGCGCTCGGCCACCCCCTGGAACAAGGGCGCCCGCGCGCCCAACCCCTGGAGCGGGTGGTGGTGGCGTCGAGCGGCTCGATGCTCACGACGGCGCCGGACCTCGCGCGCTTCATGCTCGCGCACCTCCACGGAGGCGCGGTCGACGGCCACCGCATCCTGGGCGAGGAGACGGTGCGGCGGATGCATCAACAGCACTTCACGCACGACGCCCGGCTGAGTGGGTGGGCCCATGGCTTCATGGAGTTCCACCTGAATGGGCGGCGGCTCCTCGGCCACACGGGAGACGCGTACCAGTTCACCTCGCTGCTGGTGCTGATGCCCGAGCACGGCTGGGGCCTGTTCGTCTCCTACAACGGCCTGGGAGAGCGAAACGCCGCGCAGCGGGCCCGGATGGAGCTGCTGCGCGCCCTGCTCGACCGCGACTTCCCCGCGCCCCCGCCTCGAGCGCCCACGAAGCGCCTCGTCACACGGCCCGAGCGATTCACCGGCACCTACCAGACGACGTGGAGGAGCTCCGGCACGGCGGAGGCCTCGCTCGCGTGGCGCCAGGAAATCCGCGTGCGCGAGGAGGAGGGCACCCTGCGCGTCCATCAGCCCGGCATGACGGCCCGCCGCTGGGTGGAGAAGGAACCCCTGCTCTTCCAGCCCGCCGAGACCCCGGACGCTCCCGACCGCGTGGCCTTCCGGGAGGATGCCCAGGGACACATCACCCACCTGTTCCTCGAGAACCGGCCCCTGGAGGCCTATGAGCGCGCGCCCTGGTACGACACCGCGCCCGTCGCCCTGGGGTTGTTCGCCGGATGCGGCGCGCTCTTCGCGCTGGCCGTGGGGATGGGACTCCTCCTGCGCACCGGGGCCGTGGCGCCCCTGGCGGCCCTGAGCCTGTGGAATCTGCTCGTGCTCACCGGCGTCGTGCTACTGGTGCGCCCGCTCGTGCCCTTCGATGGCGACGACACCCCGTGGCTGCTCGGCGCCACCCGGACGAGCGCGCTGCTGGGCGTGGGCCTCACCCCCGGGGCGCTCTTCTGGAGCGCTCGGACGGGGCGACGCGGCGGGGGCTCATGGACCTGGCGGCTGCTCTTCTCGGGAGTCGCCCTGGCCTCGGCCCTCCTCACCCTCTGGCTGCATCACTGGCACCTGCTCGGAGGCGGGTGA